One genomic segment of Ignavibacteriota bacterium includes these proteins:
- a CDS encoding sulfatase-like hydrolase/transferase, producing the protein MGAGLSFTALSPYLFKNNFTSENDLPNIIIIYADDLGYADIGKNGAKGFTTPNLDKMADEGILFTDFHVATAVCSASRAALLTGCYSERVSIRGALFPASTIGLNPEEENIAKILKRKNYKTGLIGKWHLGHHKEFLPLQQGFDEYYGLPYSNDMWPVDFDGNPIKDNWKTIYPELMLIDGNDQVESVKTLDDQAQLTTKYTERAVNFINKNSRNKFFLYLAHSMPHVPIAVSEKFKGKSENGLYGDVIMELDWSVGEILKSLKENNSDENTLIIYTSDNGPWLNFGNHAGSALPFREGKGTMWEGGVRVPCIMRWPKNIIQNSICDKLSSTIDILPTISAITKSELPKNKIDGINILPLLNSEKDANPRNEFWYYYDYDLIAVRKNNWKLYFPCTQRSYEGMKPGVDGFPGQTWQKKISYELYNLNEDVEEKINVIDKHLDIVEQLKIIGDKARYELGDRLTGVKGKENREPGRIGKNRAVFENHLAINSSIELKNPASEKFAQGNKLILVDGNSGSLDNNDGNWLGFEGTDFEAILNLGKQTFINLISISFLQNQMSWIFLPFEIKFSVSDNGNNFTEIHHEKNDTLSSLDIFAKSFSKKGVNRKVRFIKINAPNIKECPSWHRGKGGKAWLFVDEIIVNK; encoded by the coding sequence ATTGGTGCCGGCTTATCATTTACCGCACTTTCTCCTTATCTATTTAAAAATAATTTTACCTCTGAAAATGACTTACCGAATATTATTATTATTTATGCAGATGATTTAGGATACGCCGATATTGGGAAAAATGGTGCTAAAGGTTTTACTACACCCAATCTAGATAAAATGGCTGATGAAGGAATACTATTTACGGACTTCCATGTGGCAACCGCTGTTTGCAGTGCTTCACGTGCGGCATTGTTAACCGGATGTTATTCGGAAAGAGTTAGTATTCGCGGAGCTTTATTTCCGGCTTCAACAATTGGATTAAATCCCGAAGAAGAAAATATTGCCAAAATATTAAAAAGGAAAAATTATAAAACCGGTTTAATCGGTAAATGGCATCTTGGTCATCATAAAGAATTTCTTCCGCTGCAGCAAGGATTTGACGAATATTATGGGTTGCCTTATTCTAATGATATGTGGCCCGTTGATTTTGATGGAAATCCAATTAAAGACAATTGGAAAACGATATATCCAGAACTAATGTTAATTGATGGAAATGATCAAGTTGAATCTGTTAAAACTTTAGATGATCAAGCTCAGCTTACAACAAAGTACACAGAACGCGCTGTTAATTTTATCAATAAAAATTCGCGAAATAAATTCTTTTTATATCTTGCTCATTCAATGCCGCATGTACCAATCGCAGTATCGGAAAAATTTAAAGGGAAAAGTGAGAACGGACTATATGGTGATGTTATTATGGAATTGGATTGGTCAGTTGGTGAAATATTAAAATCGTTAAAAGAAAATAATAGTGATGAAAACACGTTAATAATATATACAAGTGATAATGGTCCTTGGCTTAACTTTGGAAATCATGCCGGCTCGGCATTACCGTTTAGAGAAGGCAAAGGAACAATGTGGGAAGGTGGTGTTCGCGTCCCGTGCATAATGAGGTGGCCAAAAAATATTATTCAAAATTCTATTTGCGATAAATTGTCATCTACAATTGATATTCTTCCAACAATTTCTGCGATTACGAAATCCGAATTGCCAAAAAATAAAATTGACGGAATTAATATTTTACCATTACTAAATAGCGAAAAAGATGCAAATCCTAGAAATGAGTTTTGGTATTATTACGATTATGATTTAATTGCCGTTCGAAAAAATAATTGGAAATTATACTTTCCATGTACGCAAAGAAGTTATGAAGGTATGAAACCCGGCGTTGATGGATTCCCGGGCCAAACTTGGCAAAAAAAAATCAGTTATGAATTATATAATTTAAATGAAGATGTTGAAGAAAAAATAAATGTAATAGATAAACATCTTGATATTGTTGAGCAATTAAAAATTATTGGTGATAAAGCTAGGTACGAGCTTGGTGATCGATTGACCGGAGTTAAAGGTAAAGAAAATAGAGAGCCTGGCAGAATTGGAAAAAATAGAGCCGTGTTTGAAAATCATCTGGCGATTAATTCTTCAATTGAACTTAAAAATCCAGCGAGTGAAAAATTTGCTCAAGGTAATAAATTAATATTAGTCGATGGAAATTCCGGTTCCTTGGATAATAACGATGGTAATTGGCTTGGATTTGAAGGAACAGATTTTGAAGCAATTCTGAATTTGGGAAAGCAAACTTTTATAAATTTAATTAGTATTAGTTTTCTACAAAATCAAATGTCATGGATTTTTCTTCCTTTCGAAATAAAATTTTCAGTTTCAGATAATGGAAATAATTTCACTGAAATTCATCATGAAAAAAATGATACATTATCATCGTTGGATATTTTTGCAAAATCGTTTTCTAAAAAAGGTGTAAATAGAAAAGTTAGATTTATCAAAATTAATGCGCCAAATATTAAAGAATGTCCAAGCTGGCATAGAGGTAAAGGTGGTAAAGCTTGGTTGTTTGTTGATGAAATTATTGTCAACAAATAA